Within Bifidobacterium dentium JCM 1195 = DSM 20436, the genomic segment CTACCGGATTCGCTGATGTCGATCATGACGAACGACGCCACACTGGTCGCTCTCGGTGCACAGTATCTGAGGATTTCGTCGGTCTCCTACCTGTTCATCGGCCTGTCGCAGATCTACCTGTGTCTGATGAAGAACGTCGGCGCCGCGACCATTGGCATGACGGTGAGCACGGTTGGCGTGATCGTGCATGTTGCGTTGAATGCCATGCTGATTTACGGTTGGCTGGGTCTGCCGGAACTGGGGATTTTCGGAGCCGCGATCTCCACGGTGATTTCGCGCGCGATCGAGCTGATATGGTCGGCTGCGGTGGCTTCACGAAACGACAGGCCACGATTGCGGTTGCGCATGATGTTGCATCCGGACGTAATGCTTCAGCGGGATTTCTGGCATTACAGTCTGCCGGTACTCGGCAACGAGCTGGTGTGGGGCTGCGGATTCACCATGTACACCGTGATCATGGGCCATCTTGGCGCGGATGCGGTGGCGGCCAATTCCATCGCCAATATCGTCAAGGATCTGCTGGTCTGTTTAAGTCTTGGTCTCGGCAATGCCGGTGGCATCCTGGTCGGCAATCTGCTCGGTCGCAATGCGTTCGAAGAGGCGAGGATCATGGGCGATCGACTATGCAGACTGGTGGCGCTGGTCGGCGTCGGCACGGGACTGCTGATCGTCGCCGTACGTCCTCTGGCATTGCGGTGGGCTGGATTGACGCCACAAGCCACGCACTATCTGTCGGTCATGCTGCTCATCTGCGCATACTATGCGGCCTGCGGATGCCTGACCAACCTGACCATCGCAGGTATTTTTCCAGCCGGCGGCGACGCGAAATTCGGTCTTGTCTGCGACGCGATCGTCATGTGGGCCATCGTCGTGCCGATTGGTCTGCTATCCGCCTTCGTAATCAAGTTGCCGGTGCTGGCGGTCTACGCACTGCTCAATACCGATGAATGCATCAAGATGATTCCCGCCCTGATCCACTATCGCAAATACCGCTGGATCAACAACGTGACCCGCCAATAACCCAACTTTCCGCAGCAATCATGGAGCGAACCGGCCACGATTGGGCCGAGCATACGAAAAAGGGGGATGGAATCCGATGATCTCATCCCCCTGGTAGGTTCCCACCTACTTCATCAAATTACGCAGGACGTACTGGAGAATGCCTCCATTGCGGTAATAGTCCGCTTCACCCGGAGTGTCGATGCGCACGATCGCATCGAACTCGGTCTTGGAACCATCCTCATGGGTGGCGGTAACGTGAACCGTCTTCGGGGTGAAGCCGCTGTTGAGTTCCTCGACGCCGGCAATGTCATATGTTTCCGTACCGTCGAGACCGAGGCTTTCATAGGACTCACCCGCCGGGAACTGCAACGGCAGCACACCCATACCGATTAGGTTGGAACGGTGGATGCGTTCGAAGCTTTCGGTAATGACGGCCTTGACGCCCAGCATGACGGTGCCCTTCGCGGCCCAGTCACGCGAGGAACCGGTGCCGTATTCCTTGCCGGCAAGCACAACCAGCGGCACGTCGTTGCTGATGTAGTCGCGGGATGCCTCGAAGATCGTAGTCGGCTTCTTGGCCAGGAAATCATAGGTAAAACCACCGGGGGTGACTTCTTCGCCTACGGAGGCGAGCAGCTGGTTCCTCAGGCGGATGTTGCCGAAGGTGCCGCGCACCATGACCTCATGGTTGCCTCGGCGGGAACCATAGGAGTTGAAGTTCTTCGGTTCGACACCGCGGTCGGTCAGATACTTGCCGGCCGGGCTGGTGGCCTTGAACGCACCTGCCGGAGAGATGTGGTCGGTGGTCACGGAGTCGCCGAGCAACGCGAGCACGCGGGCACCATGAATGTCACTGACCGGATCCGGGGTGGCCTTCATGCCGTCGAAGAAGGTCTGCTTACGCACGTAGGTGGAATTCTCATCCCATGCAAACAGCTCGCCTTCCGGCACATCAAGGCCCTTCCAGCGATGATCGCCATCGAATACGGAAGCGTAATCCTTGAGGAACATCTCACGGCTGACGGTACCGTCGACCACGGCTGCGACCTCTTCGTTGGTCGGCCAGATGTCCTTGAGATATACGTCGTTGCCGGCTGTATCCTCGCCGAGTGGCTGGGTCTCGAAATCGAAGTCCATGGTACCGGCGAGCGCGTAGGCAATGACCAACGGAGGAGATGCCAGATAGTTCATCTTGACATCCGGGCTGATGCGGCCTTCGAAGTTACGGTTGCCCGACAGTACGGAAGTGACGGTCAGGTCGTTGGCATTGATGGCTTCGGAGATTTCCGGCAGTAGCGGACCGGAGTTGCCGATGCAGGTGGCGCAGCCGAAACCGACCAGCTGGTAGCCAAGCGCGTCGAGATCGTCCTGCAGGCCGGCGGCCTTCAGATAGTCGGCCACCACTTGGGAGCCCGGGGCGAGCGAGGTCTTGACCCACGGCTTCGGCTTGAGTCCCTTGGCATGTGCATTGCGGGCGATCAGACCGGCGGCGATCATGACGGACGGATTGGAGGTGTTGGTGCAGGAGGTGATGGATGCAATGGCCACGTCACCGTTCTTGATGTCGAAGTCGCCACGGAAGTCGGTGGAGACGGCAACCGGCTCCTGCACGGTCTTGTCGGTCTCGTAATCCGGCAGGGTCTCGGCGAACCTGGCCTTGGACTCGGTCAGCACGATGCGGTCCTGAGGTCGCTTCGGCCCGGCGATGGACGGCACGACCGTACCGAGGTCGAGTTCGAGGTATTCGGAATATTGCGGTTCCACGTAGTTCGGATCGGTGGTGTCTCCCCACAGCTTGTTGGCCTTGGCGTACGCTTCGACAAGTGCGATCTGCTCTTCGGAACGGCCGGTCAGGCGCAAATAATCAAGTGTGACGCCGTCGATCGGGAAGATGCCGCAGGTGGAGCCGAACTCCGGACCCATGTTGCCGATGGTGGCGCGGTTGGCCAACGGCACGGAAGCGATGCCTTCGCCATAGAACTCCACGAACTTGCCGACCACGCCATGCTTGCGGAGCATGTCGGTGATGGTCAGAACCACGTCGGTGGCGGTGACGCCCTCCGGAATGGAGCCGGTGAGCTTGAATCCGACGACACGCGGCACGAGCATGGAAATCGGCTGGCCGAGCATGGCCGCTTCGGCCTCGATGCCGCCAACGCCCCAGCCGAGCACGCCCAGGCCGTTGACGGTGGTGGTGTGCGAATCCGTACCCACACAGGAATCGAGATAGGCGAGTTCACGACCGTCTGCGGCGGCCGCGGTCATGATGACCTTGGCAAGGTATTCGATGTTGACCTGATGGATGATGCCGGTTCCCGGCGGTACCACGCGGAAGTTCTTGAACGCCTGCTGCCCCCAGCGCAGGAACTGGTAGCGTTCGCCGTTGCGCTGATATTCGATGTCCATGTTCTGTTCGACCGCATCGGCCACGCCGTATTTGTCGATCTGCACGGAGTGGTCGATGACCATGTCGGACTGCACCTGCGGGTTGATGACCTCCGGATCGCCTCCCAGCTCCTTGACCGCATCGCGCATGGTGGCGAGGTCGACGATGCACGGCACGCCGGTGAAGTCCTGCATGACCACACGGGACGGGGTGAATTGGATCTCATGACTCGGCTGTGCGGCCGGATCCCAATCCAACAGGGCCTTGACATGATCATCCGTAATGTTGGCGCCGTCGATGTTGCGCACGAGGTTCTCGACGAGGACCTTCAACGAATACGGCAGATGATCGATGCCCGGCAGATCCGCAATGCGGTAATAGTCGTAATCCTTGCCGTCCACCTTCAGGGTGTCCAGCTGGTCGTCGCGCACAGACATGCTACCTCCGAGCTTTCTTGGATGTATAACAACAGCTGATTATCCGTTGTCAACGATACAGGGAGGTTAATTCAGCTCTGGCGTGTCTTCTTGAAGTATGGGATAATACGCAACTTTTTTCGCTCTCGCCGCTCTCTGGCGTCATTCCGCCGTTTTCCGCATAGGGCCTCCCCTAACCCCGCCGAAAACGGAAGCAGAAAACGCCCGTTTCCACGCGAAAACAAGCATCGCGTGGCTACCGATAGGCTACCCCGCTTTCGCACGGAAACAGCAAAAGTCCACGCCTAATGCTAGGAGGCCAAGAATGGCGAAAACAAGCCAAACACGACGACCACGCGGAAGCGGCTCCGTCTATCAACTCGATGATGGCCGAACATGGATAGCGGTTGCGGAACTGCCCCCCGACCCCGCGACCGGCGCTCGCCGCCGTCTGACAGCAAAAAGCGTCCAAGGCAAAGCGGCCGCCGTCAAGAAACTCAAAGCGAAGGTCGCCCAGGCCCAACTGTGCGGACAGATGCCCGCCGCCCAGGTCCCGACCCTCGAGGCATGGCTTGGGCATTGGCTGGAAGTGAAGACAAAACGGCTCCGCCCTGCCAGCCAAATCTCCTACCGGAACGCGACGGGCCGCATCGTCCGCTCGATAGGCCAGACCCGCCTGGACAAAATCACGCCGGCGCTTCTCGCCCAATGGCAGGACCAGGCCGAAGAAAAGTACGCACATCGCACCGTGCTCAACGACTGGCAAATGCTGAAGGAGGCGCTGACGGCCGCCGTCGTGAACGGCCTGCTCGCCCA encodes:
- the acnA gene encoding aconitate hydratase AcnA codes for the protein MSVRDDQLDTLKVDGKDYDYYRIADLPGIDHLPYSLKVLVENLVRNIDGANITDDHVKALLDWDPAAQPSHEIQFTPSRVVMQDFTGVPCIVDLATMRDAVKELGGDPEVINPQVQSDMVIDHSVQIDKYGVADAVEQNMDIEYQRNGERYQFLRWGQQAFKNFRVVPPGTGIIHQVNIEYLAKVIMTAAAADGRELAYLDSCVGTDSHTTTVNGLGVLGWGVGGIEAEAAMLGQPISMLVPRVVGFKLTGSIPEGVTATDVVLTITDMLRKHGVVGKFVEFYGEGIASVPLANRATIGNMGPEFGSTCGIFPIDGVTLDYLRLTGRSEEQIALVEAYAKANKLWGDTTDPNYVEPQYSEYLELDLGTVVPSIAGPKRPQDRIVLTESKARFAETLPDYETDKTVQEPVAVSTDFRGDFDIKNGDVAIASITSCTNTSNPSVMIAAGLIARNAHAKGLKPKPWVKTSLAPGSQVVADYLKAAGLQDDLDALGYQLVGFGCATCIGNSGPLLPEISEAINANDLTVTSVLSGNRNFEGRISPDVKMNYLASPPLVIAYALAGTMDFDFETQPLGEDTAGNDVYLKDIWPTNEEVAAVVDGTVSREMFLKDYASVFDGDHRWKGLDVPEGELFAWDENSTYVRKQTFFDGMKATPDPVSDIHGARVLALLGDSVTTDHISPAGAFKATSPAGKYLTDRGVEPKNFNSYGSRRGNHEVMVRGTFGNIRLRNQLLASVGEEVTPGGFTYDFLAKKPTTIFEASRDYISNDVPLVVLAGKEYGTGSSRDWAAKGTVMLGVKAVITESFERIHRSNLIGMGVLPLQFPAGESYESLGLDGTETYDIAGVEELNSGFTPKTVHVTATHEDGSKTEFDAIVRIDTPGEADYYRNGGILQYVLRNLMK
- a CDS encoding MATE family efflux transporter; translated protein: MEAILRAVATWHDFLRQTMTLALPIAFQQLMLALSSCADTLMLAGVGQDELSAVSLATQFQFIFSLCLAALTLGMSILVAQYWGAGNKEAVEKVLAFIMLYAGGLSLLFFAATLLLPDSLMSIMTNDATLVALGAQYLRISSVSYLFIGLSQIYLCLMKNVGAATIGMTVSTVGVIVHVALNAMLIYGWLGLPELGIFGAAISTVISRAIELIWSAAVASRNDRPRLRLRMMLHPDVMLQRDFWHYSLPVLGNELVWGCGFTMYTVIMGHLGADAVAANSIANIVKDLLVCLSLGLGNAGGILVGNLLGRNAFEEARIMGDRLCRLVALVGVGTGLLIVAVRPLALRWAGLTPQATHYLSVMLLICAYYAACGCLTNLTIAGIFPAGGDAKFGLVCDAIVMWAIVVPIGLLSAFVIKLPVLAVYALLNTDECIKMIPALIHYRKYRWINNVTRQ